TGGTTGATAATTCAACGCTAATTAATTTAGTTAAGAAGTCAGATTTTTTGTTGAATCATTTTACCAATTATAGACTGTCAtgtcaatttataaataaatttgtaataaaaggTATAGCATCCCTCACATCACTCTATTTATATATTCAAATGAAGTGTTTAATGTTAGAAATGAGTGGCATTCGATGATGAGTGATGTGGAAAGTAGTAGGTcttcaaatttatattttggAAAATTAGAGATACCTCTTTCAAACTATCAGGCAATTTGCAATTATCCccaaattatcaattgaaaCAATGTTTCCCCCTCCcccaaattatatataaaaaatggcAATGTCCTCCCTCCCTTCCGTTCTAAAAACGATAAAAtatctttaataaaaataaaataaaaataaaatttttttttttaataaaatggtgGGTCCTCATACAAGACCCACATCCACCGTtagttgcttttttaaaaaaaaaaaaaaaattataagaatacttttgtctttttaaaaaaaaaaaaaattaagacactTTTATCTTTTACTGAATAAAGAGTAATTGCTATTTCTTTATAGTTTAAAAAAGATATTACttcaattaaaagtttgagacATTACACATGGTACCACGATAGTTTGAGAAGTTTCTTTTTGAGGACGTCGAAAAATGAGAGCCAATAGGAGGACTCCAAACGGGGAAGGCCTTTGCAGAGGACCTCTtttcacttaattttttttttttttttttttttttaaaaaaaaaaaaaagtcccctAAGGCTCACAGTATGCAATCATGCAAAAGTCATGACCCCATCGACAACTTGGGAGTGTTAAAGTACTATTCACAGGCGATGAGAAAGGtttaagtattaattaaataattaaatttattagtttaaatttttttaaataaataataatttaatatgatattagagAAAATGTCAtgagtttgaattttatttctgttatttatcttttatttcaattaaatattttaagataaattcatctttttttattaacttaagtttttagataaatcaataaattaatTGGCAGAAGGGTCATCCTTTTAAGTGTATTATACTATTCCCCCATGTTACATACGGTCATTCTTCCTTTACTAAGTACTCCCATAAACCATAAAAGCTCGCCTGCCAAAGCATTGATGATGGTTTTGCCATAATGTAGTCTTTTTAACTTTACTCAAAATTATGAgtaccatgaaaaaaaaaaaaaaagtgtaaaaattatgtttggaaagatgaataaaattgaatatattgaaaataaatatatttttttaaaaaaaaaaattgtaaaggaaaaaaaaatttcgggttttcattttttttttaaaaaaaaaatgtttaattggGTTAAAAAAGTTTGATTTGGGTTGGAAAGAAGATGAATTGGAGCCAAACATGAATtctggaaaaaagagaaaaaaaagtttttttttttttttttttttggaaatggaGAAAAAAGTTGAATTGGGTATGACACCCAAACAACCCATGATTTTAAACATgtataaaacaatataaaatgctaaATAATAAAATCACTCTTAAAATTATGACTTAAGCAGCGATGAGTTTGCAATTAAActttgaaaagttttattaaaagtaaCAAAGTCCATTCGAATAAATCCAAGAAACctaaaaatactaataaaaaataaaaaataaattacaaatgtGGAACTCtcagcaaaaaaaataaaaaaattacaaaatcatgAGGCAAACGaattaaattacaaatacaaacaattTACTAAGTGTAAGAAACTATAAAAGAAGCGGGGGCAGTGAGGTGAAGATAGAAACTAACTAAAATGCAAATCCCTGCATCCCCCCATCTTGTCCCCATTGTGTTAAGATGTTAGAACTCGTCTCCTATAGCTTGAACCTTAAAGTAACAGGGAGCCTGCAGGACAAATTAACAGAGATTACACCCCAAGTAATTGATGATAATATTGAATTTCATTACATGATAAAAAGCAgttaagaaagaaaacaaaaacagtaATTAAAGATAATGTAACTAAATGAGCTCTCCAATAGATGCTTTAGGATAATTCACGGGAATGAGATAAACATTTAAGGGATAAATATACTCGTCTCCTTAAACTAacaatcatttttatttatttatttatttaatttagccCCAGTTCTATCACTTTGTTGCAACTTAACCCCATCCATCAGTATTGACCGTTATGTTGGACAGAAAATCAAATTTAACCAAAATTTTTcgaaaatactcttattttgaCTATTGAAAAACCAATATTACcctttgtaattattaattagtagaaaaatagTTGTAAGTTCAGGGGCTAAAGTATATTTATCCCAACAGTTAAAATATTATGATTGAAGTGAATCATAGAGATTCTAGAActtcatatatgaagcttgaagAAAGGCAAGAAaactttttgtgattttagGCTCTGACATGTTTCATTTAGACAACCACATGAATTGAGGGATCAATACTGACCATCTATTCATTGTGCCTCAGAATTAAATGCTTTTTTCTACGCACATGTGCATTAATATTATTGCACGTGAGCACATGATTCTCAGTTTTTCAGTATTTGAATTGCTCCACTAAGAGAAAATAACATAGAGCCatgaaagaaggaagaagaaggagaaaggaacTATAACtcaaaaacaatatattataATTTCATGGTGAGACATTTTTATTGTGACAAAACATATGGCCAATGCTATGAGAATTTTGTGCATGACATAATtatgggttttagttttttataatGGTGCATAGCtagtaaaaaaatcaaattgtgCAACTTTTCGCATCATACAATCAGCAGAGATCTCATAATacattcaaatttttaatttaaattaagatAATGGTGTTAGTATGATCATCACGTACCTCAGTATGGTATCTTACATATTCCAGATCATGGAGAAGTAAAAGTGAGTCTTTCCACAGTTAACACTCTATAACCTATTGAACAAATGGAACTCATGCGTGCTCCAAGCAtgataaatttttgaaactCGTCGTCGAAAAAATGGTTCCAGCCGAAATGATGGAATTTCACTCTGCCACTTTTTAGCTTCATACATCTCATTCCATGCCTGTACTATTTCATCAATTTTGAACCCAAGACCTGTCATGAGTAGATAATTTCTAAGCTACTTACAATGGTTAATTTCCAAAGCAGAATTTCAAATTAGCATATATGTATTACCTTTCAGTGCATTATTGTTTGAACAATGGTTCTTCACCATGACAGCTATATCCGTTGGAGAAGCTCCAGCAAGTTCAAACTTCTCAACAGCAACTTCCAAACACTCGTGCCATTCCACTAGTTCTAATTTGAATTCCACAATTGATCGCTCATAAAGGATAGTGCCCCATAAGATGCTTATCAGAGACCTCACGTTTACAGATTGCTCCACAGCTTCATGTGGTGATATATCTTTAAACAATCCTTCCAACCCCATCTTCCGCAACTGCGTTTTAGCATTCTTAGGTTTGGAAAGTTCACTTCGGCATTGCTCTTCTAATTCCTCCCAAAGCTGCGTTCCTTTCTCCATGTTGTCCTCAGCGTTGTTATATAGTTGTAGAACTTCTGTAGAAGGCCATGTTTCCAAATCAACATTGCAGCTAATTGCATAATGCCAAGAAAGTTTTGCTAGCTCAAATTGCTGCCGCGCTAGAGCTAGAAAGCCTTCATAGAAATCTTGTTTGATTTTCAATGCTTCTTCATATCTCATTCCTGCTTTTATGTATTCTTTTTGTGCCCAATCATATGCATCTTTGATCTGTTCAAGTATATATTCTTTTGAAGCATCTTCCGTGAAATACACCCTCTTCCTTGCCCTCGACATGTGAACATTTCCCCAATTGAACAATGCTAAAGCTGCCATCTCTTGGAACTTCTCTCCTGCTATATTGAAAAGGTCTTGTGCTTCTTCACTTGTAAATGCCTCCTCCATAGCCTCAGAATAGAGCTTCATTCCAACTTCATGAAGATCCAAGTATTTGTCAGATTCAAATCCAACATGGTTCTTGAACAGATGAGAAAATAGGATTATCCAGTCTTCAATGCAAGATGATACCTTTAATTCCTTGCTTTTTACTACATCACCATTCACAACTATATTACTATGTTTAACATTAAGATTCTTCACTCCAGTCTTATTTAGTCTCTCCAAAAATGGATCCTGCTTAGGATTAACTTCAACTATGTACAACCGGAAAGAACCCTGCATTTCTGCTGATGCTTCAGCCCACCTTAGTTCTTCATTAGTAGTAATTGTAACCAAATCATCTTCTTGGTCCCTGTATTTTATAAAAACTGCTCTCGAGCTTGAAAACCGATCAAGGACAACCTCCCTAAGTTGAAGGAGGCTGCAATTAACTGGCAATTGAGCCCACCTTATGTCTTCCCCAAACACCAATTTCACAGTTTTCATAGGCATTTCTTCCTTTATCCTACTAATTTTCTCTTCCACAACCACCTTAACCTCAGCCTTCTTCTCCTCCACTTTGTTGGTCTTCTTCTTCCGTGTCTTCACTTTCACTAATTTTGATTGACGTGAAGCAGATGGGGTTTCAACATAATCTGAAGGTAACTCAATTACCATATCATTTACCTTTAATCCTTTCTTCTCAAGTGCCTGCTTTACCCTTTGTTCAATCTCTGATGCCATGGGATTATTGGGCTCTATGTTCAATACAGTACTAACATCTCTTAAAGCCAAATCTAGCCTGTTCAAAGCCTCATAACACCTTGCCCTCTTCAACAGTGCTTTATTGTACTTAGGTGTGACTTCAAGAGCCAAATTGCACTCGTGGATTGCCCTAGGGTACTCATTCACACCCATCTGCATATAGCAAGCAGCCATGTTGCTCCGAAGATAGGATACATCTATATGATTTCTAGGAAGCAATTTGAGGGCTTTCTCATATTTCAACATAGCTCCTTCATGGTCCCTCTTCTGAAACAACTTGTTTCCCTCCTCTTTCAATCCTTGAGACGTAGAAATGAAAACAGCTGTATCCTTATCATAGCATTTTGGACTATTCTCCCCAATTTTGCTTTGCTTTGGATTAGCATCAGATGATGTTTCTCCTgcctgtttcttttcttttcccctttgcTTCCCCATTGCAAATCCAACAATCTTGAGTATAAAAGCTCCAACCCAGGAGAAacgggcaaaaaaaaaaaaaactatattattTTACTCGAAACTAGAACAATAGGAGTCCAATCCAAATAACACACGGAAATCAAAGACTACCTACGTATTGAAACCAAGTTTTTACAAAAGATAACCAATCAAAATCCAACCGCCAATTCTACATAGAACCTCCACCAAGTGAAAAAAGAATTGTGGAAAGTACATCAAGATTAACTTGAAAAAATCAGATCCTCAAAATACAATTCTATAATTGATTACAAATAAGAATGTCAAAACCAATGTCTTATACAACATAACCCATCAAAACCCAGAGCCGAATTCCATACAGAACCTCCAATTGGGCGTATCGACTGCTACAAAAGAAGTTCAAAACTGGGAGTCTTTCTTTTCAGGCTCAAATGGGtttgttctctttttattttatttatttatttttttaatcacagAAATGAAATGAACACACCAGAATTAACAAATCCCAATTCAGAGAGATACAACACCACCTAAATTTAGCTCAGAAATACCCCTTTTCCAAACCAGAATTCtagcttctttttatttattctaaaagaATAATAGAATCTGGTGAGAAAGACTTATCTGGGAAATGAATTCTTCTGAAGAAGCTTCAAACTTTTCGGGAAACTTCTGGCAAGAAACTAGGAGAAAGTTTGTGGGAAAATGGGATATGTGAGAAATGGAAGGAAAACCGACCAATGTTCATTGGCTCTTTTGTAATGTGTAAGAAATTCACAAGCTTGACATAAATGCTACGAAAATCTAGCACCGCAAAACtctgacttttttttatttatttttattttattttaacattgtgatgtattttcattttattttcagcTTGGATAAAGGAAATACAGTGGGCCTTGCATTTTCGTGAATTCCAAGTTTCTTGGGAAGTTTTATGGAATGCAAAAAACAGcagttaaattaaattattacgGACGCAGCTAGGATAGTAAATGGGAAAAGTATCCTTTTGGTAAGAGCCGTTACATggttaagattttgttttattgtatttattatttagttgtgtatatgttgttatcttattttaaaaaattaaattatgtgGTATCATACATACTGTTAGATATATAAAactaaggggtaattacctttttcccctatgaactatcaaaaaatgcgcaatgcccccatgaactaccaattcgaccaaaatagagcattcaactaccaaagacaattATTTTcctcccttccgtcagtcaaagggttaaaacaaacggtcaacgggtcatgtgccgttttatatgggggcatgttggaagatgatggtagttcatgggggaaaagaggaagatggtggtagttcataggggaaaaagaggaagaaaatgagggtaaaatggcgtgtgactgacggaatgggggaaaatggttatctttggtagttgaatgctctattttggtcgagttggtagttcatgggggcatcgcgcattttttggtagttcatggagggaaaaggtaattacccctaaaactAAATTTGATCACGAAATAATTTCTCTCCATGTGTCttgaaatgaagaaaatctTTGTTCATCGTAAATGAACTAAACCGTTAATAAGTAATTTGAACTAATTCAAATATACTTGACTTGAATTCAATTCGTTTGTTAAATGAATTAAACttgaataaaaatttagtatcatttattaaaaaaaaacatttaaaaacttatataaatttatttttataatatcattttaacattgtaataagaacatcttaagtatttaaaaaaataaaggaaattatATTCCTAATGTAATAAATATAACTTGAAACTTGAATTACTGTGATTGTAAGTCTTTATAaaaatatgcatgtatatatatatacacacacacacacacacaatataaAACATACATATAATTTACTTATTGAACTACTTAAGCTATTGGTAaagttataaaatataatatagatAGCTCATTTtgcgacaaaaaaaaaaaaaaagagtaataagTTATCTACTtaactcaaataataaaattttaacaaaaattacataaataatgATTAGTATgtgtgatgtcccacatcacctgggaatgaggatgtgcttatatgtatcaACGCATCCTTCataacacaacgcgttttaaagttgtgatgaccatgaacctatcagaactccgcagttaaacgTGCTTCTACCAGAATAGTAccaggatgagtgacctcctgggaagtctagttCGAGGAAGCCGaaagcgaacaatattatgtcattgagagtgggtcattacaaatgatatcagagTCATTGCCCAGTTTGAGATGGGGGAGCGTGCAGAAGCCCATGAGAGTCGCCAGCAGGCACTTGTTGGAACACCAAGAAttgggtgatcccatgagggttgTCAGCTGGGACACTAGGTCCCAAGAGGAAGCgattgtgatgtcccacatcgcttgggaatgaggatgtacttatatgtatcaACGCATCATTCATGACATAACGTGTTTTAAAGTCATGATGACTATGAACTTATTAGAAAtccgtagttaagcgtgcttttgcgagagtagtaccgTGATGGGTGACTTCCTGAAAAGTTTGGTTCGAGGAaaccaaaagcggacagtattgtgtcattgagagTGGGCCGTTACAATATGGAATTATGAAACataaataatgataatatttactttatataaagAATGAATAAGCTAATTGAACAACTTATGAACAAGTTTGAGTTCGCtcgaaaaataaattaattgagtTTGAACAAATTATCTAGGTTGGTAATAAGTTCAAGTTCGACTCgtgtttgaaataaaattaaataaatcatgTTTAAAATTTCAATACTTAGCTAAATTACAACCCAACACACAATTATCTATATGCATCCTTTAGTTGGttagcacttttctttttctctttttttttttcttcttctttcttcttctttgtttttgctttttttgtttttttgttttttttgttttttttgtttttgtttttttgtgtgtgtgtgtaacttAGCTAGCCTTATTTAATATTCACTTGAATTTTTCAACAAATTCGCAATACTCCATGATTAACTGAAAAATAGTATTCATTAAGCCTTGTTGTGT
The Alnus glutinosa chromosome 14, dhAlnGlut1.1, whole genome shotgun sequence genome window above contains:
- the LOC133857746 gene encoding protein PHOX1 codes for the protein MGKQRGKEKKQAGETSSDANPKQSKIGENSPKCYDKDTAVFISTSQGLKEEGNKLFQKRDHEGAMLKYEKALKLLPRNHIDVSYLRSNMAACYMQMGVNEYPRAIHECNLALEVTPKYNKALLKRARCYEALNRLDLALRDVSTVLNIEPNNPMASEIEQRVKQALEKKGLKVNDMVIELPSDYVETPSASRQSKLVKVKTRKKKTNKVEEKKAEVKVVVEEKISRIKEEMPMKTVKLVFGEDIRWAQLPVNCSLLQLREVVLDRFSSSRAVFIKYRDQEDDLVTITTNEELRWAEASAEMQGSFRLYIVEVNPKQDPFLERLNKTGVKNLNVKHSNIVVNGDVVKSKELKVSSCIEDWIILFSHLFKNHVGFESDKYLDLHEVGMKLYSEAMEEAFTSEEAQDLFNIAGEKFQEMAALALFNWGNVHMSRARKRVYFTEDASKEYILEQIKDAYDWAQKEYIKAGMRYEEALKIKQDFYEGFLALARQQFELAKLSWHYAISCNVDLETWPSTEVLQLYNNAEDNMEKGTQLWEELEEQCRSELSKPKNAKTQLRKMGLEGLFKDISPHEAVEQSVNVRSLISILWGTILYERSIVEFKLELVEWHECLEVAVEKFELAGASPTDIAVMVKNHCSNNNALKGLGFKIDEIVQAWNEMYEAKKWQSEIPSFRLEPFFRRRVSKIYHAWSTHEFHLFNRL